From a single Anomaloglossus baeobatrachus isolate aAnoBae1 chromosome 4, aAnoBae1.hap1, whole genome shotgun sequence genomic region:
- the LOC142302640 gene encoding E3 ubiquitin/ISG15 ligase TRIM25-like, translating to MASADLREELDCSICLSTYTDPVTLRCGHNFCRVCINQILNTQDGSGVYSCPECREEFKERPTLKRNITLHNVAERFRSTQSDQEEITGIRCTYCIRLSAPAVRSCLLCEASLCDNHLKVHSKGPEHVLTDPSTSLESRKCSVHKKILEYYCTEEAVCICVSCSLAGEHRGHPVEMLDEASENKKKNLRNVLQKLITKREKTEEKVKSLEEHWRKAEEKASGEYGRVTALFIDIRRRMDDLEKRVLSVISKREEKVSLSDVIQKLEIKKDELSRKMRHIEELCNMTDPLTVLQDPDTGDLCDPEEDRGDEDTGGHDGGDEDSGGHDGGDEDIIGHDGGNRGAKLISHISHTISDIIRAINGTFYVQDPADMLLDVSNLMSNDLKTPILSKIWQNLPQTAKRLNYSQVMSSHRFTSGRHYWDVEIRELELWRVGMCYPSIDRTDGQSFIGDNNKSWGLCKEKVCNNQYTVRHGGEGIRLPYQISGYGVRICLDYEAGQLSFYELCDPIRHLHTVTATFTEPLHAALCGGLMEI from the coding sequence ATGGCGTCTGCTGATCTGAGAGAAGAGCTGGACTGCTCCATCTGTCTAAGCACTTATACAGATCCTGTaaccctgagatgtggacacaacttctgccgggtctgtattaatcagatattgaacacacaggacggatctggagtttattcctgtcctgaatgtagagaaGAATTCAAGGAGCGGCCGACACTGAAGAGGAACATAACTCTGCATAACGTAGCAGAACGTTTCCGGTCTACTCAGTCAGATCAGGAGgagatcaccgggatccgctgcacTTACTGTATTCGTTTGTCTGCgcctgctgttagatcctgtctgctgtgtgaggcttctctgtgtgataATCACCTGAAAGTTCACAGCAAAGGACCAGAACACGTCCTaactgatcccagcacttctctggagagccgcaaatgttctgtccataagaagatcctggaatattactgcactgaaGAAGCTgtttgtatctgtgtgtcctgcagtttggcTGGAGAACATCGGGGACACCCGGTTGAGATGCTGGATGAGGCCTCTGAGAATAAGAAAAAGAATCTGAGAAATGTTCTCCAGAAACTAATCACAAAGAGAGAGAAGACTGAGGAAAAAGTCAAGAGTCTGGAGGAACACTGGAGAAAAGCTGAAGAAAAAGCATCTGGAGAATATGGAAGAGTCACTGCTCTTTTTATAGACATCAGGAGACGGATGGACGACCTGGAGAAAAGGGTCCTGAGTGTGATCTCCAAACGGGAAGAGAAGGTGTCACTGTCTGATGTGATCCAGAAGCTGGaaataaagaaggacgagctgtccaggaagatgaggcacattgaggagttgtgtaacatgactgatccactgaccgtcttacaagatccagacaccggggacttgtgtgatcctgaggaggacagaggtgatgaggacacaggaggacatgatggaggtgatgaagactcaggaggacatgatggaggtgatgaggacattaTAGGACATGATGGAGGTAATCGGGGTGCAAAGCTGATTTCTCACATATCTCACACAATATCTGATATAATAAGGGCTATAAATGGGACTTTCTATGTACAGGATCCTGCAGACATGTTACTGGATGTAAGTAATCTTATGTCAAACGACCTGAAAACTCCAATTTTGTCAAAAATATGGCAGAATCTTCCACAAACTGCGAAGAGATTGAATTATTCTCAGGTAATGAGCAGCCACagatttacctcaggacgacattactgggatgtggagatcaGAGAGCTTGAATTGTGGAGGGTGGGGATGTGTTACCCCAGTATAGACAGGACGGATGGTCAGTCATTTATTGGAGATAATAACAAGTCCTGGGGTTTGTGTAAAGAGAAAGTATGTAATAATCAGTATACAGTCAGACATGGTGGTGAAGGTATCCGGTTACCTTACCAGATTTCTGGTTATGGagtcaggatctgtctggattatgaggccgggcagctgtccttttatgagctgtgtgaccccatcagacacttacacaccgtCACTGCCACCTTCACAGAGCCCCTTCATGCTGCGTTATGTGGAGGTCTTATGGAGATATAA